In Dyadobacter subterraneus, a single genomic region encodes these proteins:
- a CDS encoding Gfo/Idh/MocA family protein: MNSTRRNFIKSVTAASALIATGSAAKPFNIIRDLKKISPNDKIRFATIGMGIQGNQDTKAAMRSTPMAEFVAAADLYDGRLTHVKEAYGKDIFTTRDYRKILERKDIDAVLIVTPDHWHDHITKAALQAGKHVYCEKPMVQHIDEGASVIEAWKKSGKTMQIGSQRVSSASFREAKRLFLAGEIGQINFVESNYDRFNSLGAWNYSIPGDASLTTLDWETFLGDAPKVPFDAKRFFRWRNYKDYGTGVAGDLFVHLITGVHFVTNSLGPERIYSSGELSYWNDGRDVPDMMVSILDYPKTDLHAKFQMVLRVNFANAGAINNNTRIVGTEGQIDFTDDNLILTKKKLAKAPGYGGYDSFGTFSASEQKDFEKKYDAQYPSDTRKADPVKEIKFEAPKDDDPHAQHFRDFFENVSKGSLGTVEDPVFAFRAAAPVLACNKSYFEKKVVTWDPVAMKIKKG; encoded by the coding sequence ATGAATTCAACGCGCCGGAATTTTATTAAAAGTGTGACAGCGGCTTCCGCTCTGATTGCTACGGGAAGCGCAGCAAAACCTTTCAACATAATCCGTGATCTAAAAAAAATAAGTCCTAATGACAAAATACGTTTTGCCACTATCGGAATGGGAATCCAGGGAAATCAGGATACAAAAGCTGCCATGCGAAGTACACCAATGGCGGAATTTGTTGCAGCAGCCGATTTGTATGACGGCCGCCTGACCCACGTGAAAGAGGCATACGGTAAAGATATTTTCACAACACGCGATTATAGAAAAATTCTTGAACGGAAAGATATCGATGCCGTTTTAATAGTAACTCCGGACCACTGGCATGACCACATTACAAAAGCTGCTTTGCAGGCGGGAAAACATGTATATTGTGAAAAGCCCATGGTTCAGCATATTGATGAAGGCGCGTCGGTCATTGAAGCCTGGAAGAAATCAGGCAAAACCATGCAGATCGGAAGTCAACGGGTTAGTTCGGCATCTTTCAGGGAAGCGAAAAGATTATTTCTAGCAGGTGAAATTGGGCAGATTAATTTTGTGGAATCCAATTATGACCGGTTTAATTCACTGGGCGCCTGGAATTATTCAATACCTGGTGATGCGTCTTTAACCACGCTTGACTGGGAAACTTTTCTGGGTGACGCACCGAAAGTGCCTTTTGATGCCAAAAGATTTTTTCGATGGAGAAACTATAAGGACTACGGCACCGGCGTAGCGGGTGATTTGTTCGTCCATCTGATAACAGGCGTTCATTTTGTGACAAATTCCTTAGGCCCGGAAAGAATTTATTCTTCGGGAGAACTTAGCTACTGGAACGACGGACGCGACGTACCGGATATGATGGTATCAATTCTGGATTACCCGAAAACGGACTTGCATGCGAAGTTTCAAATGGTGCTGCGCGTAAATTTTGCAAATGCCGGCGCCATTAACAACAACACCAGAATTGTTGGAACAGAAGGACAGATTGATTTTACAGACGATAATCTGATCTTGACCAAAAAGAAATTAGCCAAGGCTCCCGGATATGGTGGCTATGACAGTTTCGGAACCTTTTCTGCAAGTGAGCAAAAGGATTTTGAAAAGAAATATGATGCACAATATCCGTCTGATACCAGAAAAGCGGATCCGGTAAAGGAAATAAAATTTGAGGCGCCCAAAGATGATGATCCTCATGCTCAGCATTTTCGGGACTTTTTTGAAAATGTAAGTAAAGGATCCTTGGGTACAGTTGAAGATCCGGTTTTTGCGTTTCGTGCGGCTGCGCCTGTTTTGGCTTGTAACAAAAGCTACTTTGAAAAGAAGGTAGTAACCTGGGATCCGGTGGCAATGAAAATCAAGAAAGGTTAA
- a CDS encoding DinB family protein → MQTNERKTIVSELTTLIETGNAHVSLEETINDIPADLRAEIPPSLPYSIWQLLEHIRITQWDIVEFCLSPDHKSPQWPDEYWPEKTDSVSDEKWTETIEQIKKDRKRFFDLLKNEDTDLYAPLAHGDGQNIFREALLIADHTSYHLGEILVLRRLLKCWKNS, encoded by the coding sequence ATGCAAACAAATGAAAGAAAAACAATTGTCTCTGAACTGACGACCTTAATCGAAACAGGCAATGCACACGTTTCTCTGGAAGAAACAATTAACGACATACCTGCTGATTTAAGAGCCGAAATTCCACCAAGTTTGCCTTACAGTATCTGGCAATTGCTGGAACATATCCGCATCACACAATGGGATATTGTGGAATTCTGTCTTTCACCTGATCACAAATCACCACAATGGCCGGATGAGTATTGGCCAGAAAAGACAGATTCTGTCAGTGATGAAAAGTGGACAGAAACAATTGAACAAATCAAAAAAGACAGAAAACGCTTTTTTGATTTACTAAAAAATGAGGACACAGATTTATACGCTCCGCTGGCGCATGGAGACGGACAAAATATTTTTCGGGAGGCCCTGCTGATCGCAGATCATACCTCCTACCACCTTGGGGAAATTCTGGTTTTGCGCCGCTTGCTAAAATGCTGGAAAAATTCCTGA
- a CDS encoding Ku protein, which translates to MRAIWTGAIGFGLVNIPVKLFSATQQSELDLDMLDKKDHANIKFQRVNANTGKEVDWENIVKGYKVDDNYVILDDSDFEKASPEQSKIIEIAEFVDESEIDSIYYETPYYLQPEKSGTRAYALLRDALKKTDKVGLGSYVLRNRESLVVIKPLDDILLLNKIRFHDEIRATDELEIPDIKIKPAELKMAIHLIEQLTTDFDITRFKDSYTDKLLELIKAKAKGKKSTAAPMKIVHSRSNDLMAQLKASLESGKRKAS; encoded by the coding sequence ATGCGGGCAATATGGACAGGCGCTATCGGTTTTGGACTGGTCAATATTCCGGTCAAGTTATTTAGCGCAACACAGCAAAGTGAACTGGATTTGGACATGCTGGACAAAAAAGACCACGCCAATATCAAATTCCAGCGCGTGAACGCCAATACGGGTAAGGAAGTGGATTGGGAAAATATTGTCAAAGGTTATAAGGTAGATGACAATTATGTCATTCTGGATGACTCTGACTTTGAAAAGGCAAGTCCTGAACAGAGCAAAATCATCGAAATAGCCGAGTTTGTGGATGAATCGGAAATTGATAGTATTTATTACGAGACGCCCTATTACCTGCAACCCGAAAAATCGGGAACCCGTGCTTATGCTTTGCTTCGTGATGCCTTGAAAAAGACAGATAAGGTTGGTTTAGGTTCCTATGTGTTAAGAAACCGGGAAAGTCTTGTGGTGATAAAACCGCTGGATGATATTCTTCTTTTGAATAAAATTCGTTTTCATGATGAGATCAGGGCTACGGATGAACTTGAAATTCCGGATATTAAAATAAAACCGGCAGAATTGAAAATGGCCATTCATTTAATTGAACAGCTCACAACCGATTTTGACATTACCCGTTTTAAAGATTCTTATACCGATAAATTGCTGGAACTCATTAAGGCAAAGGCAAAAGGCAAGAAAAGCACTGCTGCGCCAATGAAAATTGTTCATTCACGCAGCAATGATTTAATGGCTCAGTTGAAGGCCAGTCTGGAATCAGGAAAACGAAAAGCTTCCTGA
- a CDS encoding NIPSNAP family protein codes for MNTTGRLYELRTYTAFEGKLDDLLSRFENYTIRLFEKHGMKIEGFWIPVDNPEFKLVYILSYPSLQAREEYWEKFQNDPEWIAARGASNANGDLLANKESVYLKAADFSSLK; via the coding sequence ATGAATACAACTGGCCGATTATACGAATTAAGAACTTATACTGCCTTTGAGGGCAAACTGGATGATTTGTTAAGTCGTTTTGAAAACTACACAATCCGGCTTTTTGAAAAACACGGCATGAAGATCGAGGGTTTCTGGATACCTGTTGACAATCCGGAATTTAAACTGGTTTATATCTTATCTTATCCCAGTTTGCAAGCCCGGGAAGAATACTGGGAAAAGTTTCAGAATGATCCTGAATGGATTGCGGCGAGAGGTGCCAGTAATGCCAACGGCGACCTGCTTGCAAATAAAGAATCCGTTTATTTAAAAGCTGCTGATTTTTCATCATTAAAATGA
- a CDS encoding aldo/keto reductase, which produces MATSTNTSLTFKLGSDIEINRLGYGAMQLTGHGVFGEVEDRENAIKVLQEAVASGVNFIDTADAYGPHFNESLISDALHPYKDGVIIATKGGFNRPGPNNWVPNGDPDFIRQNIEGSLKRLKVDTIDLWQLHRFDPNVPVEQTLAPVAEAIKAGKIKYVGLSEVNVEQIERAERVVPIVSVQNLYNLGNRQWEEIVDYTAKKGQAFIPWFPLASGPQKLAQKLGKIAADHNATTAQIALAWLLKRSPNILLIPGTKSVEHLHENLKAGEIKLSDEEFAELSK; this is translated from the coding sequence ATGGCAACTAGTACAAACACATCTCTAACTTTTAAGTTAGGTAGCGATATTGAAATCAACCGGCTGGGATATGGAGCCATGCAGCTGACGGGTCACGGCGTATTTGGCGAAGTGGAAGACAGAGAAAACGCTATCAAAGTATTGCAGGAAGCTGTGGCATCCGGTGTAAATTTTATCGATACAGCTGATGCTTACGGACCGCATTTCAACGAAAGTCTTATTTCTGATGCGCTGCATCCATACAAGGATGGCGTCATTATTGCCACAAAAGGAGGATTTAATCGTCCAGGACCAAATAATTGGGTTCCAAATGGTGATCCTGATTTTATCCGTCAGAATATTGAAGGGAGTTTGAAAAGATTAAAAGTTGATACTATTGATCTTTGGCAGCTGCACCGTTTTGATCCGAATGTCCCGGTTGAACAAACCCTGGCACCTGTGGCAGAAGCGATAAAAGCTGGTAAAATTAAATATGTGGGTCTTTCAGAGGTTAATGTTGAGCAGATTGAACGCGCTGAAAGAGTAGTTCCAATTGTTTCGGTGCAAAATCTTTACAATCTGGGCAACAGACAATGGGAAGAAATTGTTGACTACACTGCAAAAAAAGGACAGGCATTTATTCCCTGGTTCCCACTTGCTTCCGGCCCGCAAAAACTGGCTCAGAAGTTAGGCAAAATTGCAGCAGACCATAATGCGACAACTGCTCAAATTGCCTTGGCCTGGTTACTGAAACGTTCTCCGAATATCTTGCTTATTCCAGGGACAAAGTCTGTGGAACATTTACACGAAAATCTGAAAGCAGGAGAAATTAAACTGAGCGATGAAGAATTCGCCGAGCTCTCAAAATAA
- a CDS encoding response regulator has protein sequence MSKKGPIISIEDDPDDQFLLKSVLEEMNLTNPVYFFENGLQALEFLEKTPEQPFLILCDINMPVMNGLELRKRIDQNPYLKKKAIPFIFLSTSGSLPLIEEAYKSTIQGFYKKGNSFKDFKKQIELIVTYWESCLHPNTKL, from the coding sequence ATGTCAAAAAAGGGCCCTATAATTTCCATAGAAGATGATCCGGACGATCAGTTTTTACTCAAAAGTGTATTGGAAGAAATGAATCTTACCAATCCGGTTTACTTTTTTGAAAATGGTTTGCAGGCATTGGAATTTCTGGAAAAAACACCGGAACAACCGTTTCTAATATTATGTGATATCAATATGCCTGTCATGAATGGTCTGGAATTACGGAAACGAATTGATCAAAATCCATATTTAAAGAAAAAAGCAATTCCCTTTATATTTCTGAGTACCTCCGGCAGTTTACCTTTGATCGAAGAAGCTTATAAATCTACAATCCAGGGTTTTTATAAAAAGGGAAACAGCTTTAAGGATTTCAAAAAACAAATTGAATTAATTGTAACCTATTGGGAGTCTTGTCTTCATCCTAACACAAAACTTTAA
- the tkt gene encoding transketolase, with amino-acid sequence MGSDTKEIEQLGINTARLLSVDAVQKANSGHPGMPMGAAPMAHVLWAHYMHYNPKNPDWANRDRFILSAGHGCMLQYSYLHLTGYDLSLDDLKNFRQLNSKTAGHPEYGLAPGIDVTTGPLGQGFANGVGFAIAQKHLAARYNKPGYEIFDYNVYAICSDGDMMEGVTSEAASMAGHLELGNMIYLYDDNHISIEGATDIAFTEDVSKRFEAYNWHVQVIEDGNDVDALIIAVRNAKAEKNRPSLIRVRTQIAYGSPNKVNTAGSHGSPLGADEVKLVKEFFGFDPEQSFVVPDEVAAYYKSVGEKGTELEKKWNELFSEYKEKFPELAAEYELAKTGELPNGWKDNLPVFEVSDKKMATRQASGKVLNAIAASLPNFIGGAADLAPSTDTNLKEFDSFTPEKRDGRNFHFGIREHAMGSALNGMALTKGVIPFGATFLMFSEYMRPPIRLAAIMKIRPIFVYTHDSIGLGEDGTTHQPVEQLISLRSIPNITVIRPADANETSEAWRVALEHKDGPVVLVFTRQGLTILDQTKYGKASQLEKGAYILSDSDETPEVILIATGSEVELIMTAQAKLKEEGIAARVVSMPSWELFEKQGDAYKEEVFPKAIRKRLAVETGSPLGWHKYVTDEGDIIAMHTFGESAPAEELYKVFGFTTENVINKAKALLGK; translated from the coding sequence ATGGGATCAGATACGAAGGAAATTGAACAGCTGGGTATTAACACCGCCAGACTTTTATCCGTAGACGCAGTACAAAAAGCGAATTCCGGGCACCCGGGAATGCCGATGGGCGCAGCACCGATGGCCCACGTGTTATGGGCGCATTACATGCATTACAATCCCAAAAATCCTGATTGGGCAAATCGTGACCGGTTTATTTTATCAGCAGGTCATGGCTGTATGCTTCAATACAGTTATTTACATCTCACAGGTTACGATCTTTCGCTCGATGACCTTAAAAATTTCAGACAGCTTAATAGTAAAACTGCCGGTCATCCGGAATATGGTTTGGCTCCGGGAATTGACGTTACAACGGGTCCGCTTGGACAAGGTTTTGCCAATGGTGTAGGTTTTGCAATTGCGCAAAAACATTTGGCTGCCCGTTATAACAAACCGGGTTATGAAATATTCGATTATAACGTTTATGCGATTTGCAGCGACGGTGATATGATGGAAGGTGTGACTTCGGAAGCCGCTTCAATGGCGGGACATTTGGAATTGGGAAATATGATTTATCTGTACGATGACAATCACATTTCTATTGAAGGTGCGACAGATATTGCTTTTACAGAAGACGTTAGCAAAAGGTTTGAAGCATATAACTGGCACGTGCAGGTTATTGAAGATGGCAACGATGTGGATGCATTAATTATCGCGGTAAGAAATGCAAAAGCTGAAAAAAACCGTCCTTCATTGATCAGAGTAAGAACTCAGATTGCTTACGGAAGTCCGAATAAAGTAAACACTGCCGGTTCTCACGGATCACCGCTAGGAGCCGATGAAGTAAAACTGGTTAAAGAATTCTTCGGATTTGATCCTGAACAATCCTTCGTAGTTCCTGACGAGGTAGCTGCATATTATAAATCAGTTGGTGAAAAAGGAACCGAACTGGAAAAGAAATGGAATGAGCTTTTCAGCGAATACAAAGAGAAATTCCCTGAACTTGCTGCGGAATACGAACTGGCAAAAACGGGTGAATTGCCGAATGGCTGGAAAGATAATTTACCAGTTTTTGAAGTTTCTGATAAGAAAATGGCAACGCGCCAGGCTTCTGGTAAAGTATTGAATGCCATCGCTGCAAGTCTTCCGAATTTTATTGGCGGCGCGGCGGATTTGGCTCCTTCCACGGATACGAATCTAAAAGAATTTGATTCCTTCACACCTGAAAAAAGAGACGGACGTAATTTCCATTTCGGAATCAGGGAACATGCGATGGGATCTGCTTTAAATGGAATGGCCTTGACAAAAGGTGTGATTCCTTTCGGTGCAACTTTCCTGATGTTCTCCGAATACATGCGCCCTCCTATCCGTCTGGCGGCAATTATGAAAATCAGACCGATTTTTGTTTACACCCATGACAGTATCGGACTTGGAGAAGACGGAACAACACACCAGCCTGTTGAACAACTAATTTCGCTGCGTTCTATTCCAAATATCACAGTAATTCGTCCGGCTGATGCCAATGAAACGTCTGAGGCATGGCGCGTTGCGCTGGAACATAAGGACGGTCCTGTTGTACTTGTTTTCACCCGTCAGGGTTTAACAATTCTTGATCAGACAAAATATGGTAAGGCTTCACAGTTAGAAAAAGGTGCTTACATCCTTTCTGATTCAGACGAAACACCGGAAGTAATTTTGATCGCCACAGGTTCAGAAGTTGAACTGATTATGACAGCGCAGGCAAAACTTAAAGAAGAAGGAATTGCAGCGCGCGTAGTGAGTATGCCATCATGGGAATTGTTCGAAAAACAGGGTGATGCGTACAAAGAAGAAGTTTTTCCAAAAGCGATCAGAAAGCGTTTGGCAGTAGAAACCGGCTCACCTTTGGGTTGGCATAAATATGTTACCGATGAGGGTGATATCATCGCCATGCATACATTTGGCGAATCGGCACCCGCAGAAGAATTATATAAAGTTTTCGGTTTTACAACAGAAAATGTAATTAATAAGGCAAAAGCTTTGTTAGGTAAATAG
- the tal gene encoding transaldolase codes for MATNKVKQIHDFGQSIWLDFIDRKIIFSGDLKKLVEDDGVRGVTSNPAIFEKAISSSSDYDADISELAKGDKTNEEIFFGLAVADIKLACDLLRPVYDEEGVEGADGYVSLEVSPFLALDTEGTIKQALELWKEVDKANVMIKIPGTEPGLAAIQKTISEGLNINVTLLFGLDRYEAVTEAYISGLEERAAKGLPVDKISSVASFFLSRIDVLVDPLLDEKGLGDLKGEVAIASAKKAYEIYKRVFSTERWKKLADLGAVPQRLLWASTSSKNPAFKDTKYVEALIGPDTVDTIPLETLEAYRDHGDPASRLEDDLEGATEILEKIKEAGIDIDAITKQLEEEGIDKFNKPFHKLLEAIEEQKSKVS; via the coding sequence ATGGCTACTAATAAGGTAAAACAAATACACGACTTCGGTCAAAGCATCTGGCTGGATTTTATTGATCGCAAGATTATTTTTTCAGGTGACTTGAAAAAACTGGTTGAAGACGATGGCGTAAGAGGTGTTACTTCCAATCCTGCAATTTTCGAAAAAGCGATCAGCAGCAGTTCTGACTATGACGCCGATATTAGTGAGTTAGCAAAAGGTGATAAAACAAACGAGGAAATATTTTTCGGTCTTGCGGTAGCAGATATTAAACTGGCTTGTGATTTATTAAGACCGGTTTATGATGAAGAAGGTGTCGAAGGAGCTGATGGTTATGTAAGTCTTGAAGTTTCCCCATTCCTTGCCCTTGATACCGAAGGAACGATCAAACAGGCACTTGAACTTTGGAAAGAAGTTGACAAAGCAAACGTGATGATCAAAATTCCTGGAACTGAGCCAGGACTTGCTGCCATCCAGAAAACAATCAGCGAAGGTTTAAACATTAACGTTACCTTGCTTTTCGGACTTGATCGTTACGAAGCGGTTACTGAGGCTTACATTTCAGGTTTGGAAGAAAGAGCTGCAAAAGGATTGCCGGTTGATAAAATTTCTTCGGTTGCTAGTTTCTTCCTCAGCCGTATCGATGTTTTGGTTGATCCGCTTCTGGATGAAAAAGGACTTGGCGATTTGAAAGGTGAAGTGGCAATCGCTTCTGCCAAAAAAGCATACGAAATTTACAAAAGAGTGTTCAGCACAGAGCGTTGGAAAAAATTGGCTGATTTAGGTGCTGTTCCTCAGCGTTTGCTTTGGGCAAGTACAAGCAGCAAAAATCCTGCATTCAAGGATACAAAATATGTAGAGGCACTTATCGGTCCTGATACTGTTGATACGATTCCTTTGGAAACACTGGAAGCATACCGTGATCATGGCGATCCTGCAAGCCGTCTGGAAGATGATCTTGAAGGTGCGACTGAGATCCTTGAAAAAATTAAAGAAGCCGGTATCGACATCGATGCCATTACAAAACAGCTGGAAGAAGAAGGAATTGATAAATTCAATAAGCCATTCCATAAATTATTGGAAGCTATTGAAGAACAAAAATCCAAAGTCAGCTAA
- a CDS encoding HAD family hydrolase: MERTDLKILFFDIGGVLLSNGWGHESRKMAAEKFGLDYDEVNVLHNFIFNVYEIGSITLDEYLDTVIFNHPRDFAREDFKAFIYSQSVELPDMLQWLKEWKKDCGFRVISINNEGKELNDYRVRKFKLHQCFDAFISSCEVKIRKPDPGIFNIAMGIAQATPQQCIYFDDRIMFTTTAQKLGIRAFHHTGFESTKKILEDLKKETFPQS; the protein is encoded by the coding sequence ATGGAAAGAACTGATCTTAAAATACTGTTTTTTGATATCGGTGGCGTGCTCCTCAGCAATGGCTGGGGGCACGAATCCCGCAAAATGGCAGCAGAAAAATTCGGACTTGACTATGACGAGGTGAATGTGCTGCATAATTTCATTTTCAATGTTTATGAAATTGGCAGTATTACCTTGGACGAATATCTTGACACCGTAATTTTCAATCATCCCCGCGATTTTGCCCGCGAAGATTTCAAAGCATTCATTTATTCGCAATCTGTCGAATTGCCTGATATGCTCCAATGGCTTAAAGAATGGAAAAAAGACTGTGGCTTTCGTGTTATTTCCATTAATAATGAAGGAAAAGAATTGAATGACTACCGGGTTCGCAAATTTAAATTACACCAGTGTTTTGACGCGTTTATTTCTTCCTGTGAAGTAAAGATCCGCAAACCTGATCCTGGAATTTTCAATATTGCAATGGGTATTGCTCAGGCAACTCCACAGCAATGCATCTACTTTGACGACAGGATCATGTTTACCACCACGGCACAGAAATTAGGAATACGCGCCTTTCACCACACCGGTTTCGAATCCACGAAAAAAATTCTTGAAGATCTTAAAAAAGAAACATTTCCACAATCATGA
- the gndA gene encoding NADP-dependent phosphogluconate dehydrogenase: MSDQQKYNFGMIGLGTMGRNLLLNIGDHGFAGAGYDKDASKGVLLEEEGKDIKVKGFSDVKEFVASLTTPRAIMMLVPAGKIVDSVIEELLPLLDKGDILIDGGNSHFVDTNRRVEYLENLGYHFFGMGISGGEEGARRGPSIMPGGDKDAYNVMKPILESIAAKVDGAPCVTYIGQGSAGHFVKMVHNGIEYGLMQLISETYEILKTGLKLDDDSIQKLFVKWNEGRLQSFLIDITTDIFKYKAPGTDHLLLDDIKDEARAKGTGKWTSQAAMDLQSPIPTIDTAVAMRDLSKYKALREKAATLYSTTETAKLDVDQEAFLAELEEAFYFAMIITYAQGMQMLSNASVEYNYGLNLSEIAKIWRGGCIIRSAFLNDIYNAYEKDNGLAHLLLDESVAKTVNETISGVRSVISTSVSSGIAVPAFAASLSYFDAFRSKRMPSNLIQAQRDFFGAHTYELIGKEGVFHTQWVPKN; encoded by the coding sequence ATGAGTGATCAGCAAAAATATAATTTTGGTATGATCGGCCTTGGTACCATGGGCCGAAATCTACTACTGAATATCGGCGACCATGGCTTTGCCGGTGCAGGATATGATAAAGATGCATCAAAAGGAGTCTTGCTTGAAGAAGAAGGCAAGGATATAAAAGTGAAAGGATTTAGTGATGTTAAGGAATTTGTCGCCAGCCTAACTACACCACGTGCTATCATGATGCTGGTTCCGGCAGGTAAGATTGTAGACAGCGTAATTGAAGAACTTTTGCCTCTTTTGGACAAAGGTGATATATTGATCGACGGCGGAAATTCACATTTTGTTGATACCAACCGCCGTGTTGAATATCTTGAAAACCTGGGTTACCATTTCTTCGGCATGGGAATTTCTGGCGGCGAAGAAGGTGCCCGCAGAGGACCAAGCATTATGCCTGGTGGCGATAAAGATGCTTACAATGTGATGAAACCAATTCTGGAATCGATAGCAGCTAAAGTGGATGGTGCACCTTGTGTCACGTATATCGGACAAGGTTCGGCTGGTCATTTTGTTAAAATGGTTCACAATGGTATCGAATATGGTTTAATGCAGTTGATTTCGGAAACTTATGAAATTCTAAAGACCGGCTTGAAACTGGATGACGATTCCATTCAGAAACTTTTTGTAAAATGGAACGAAGGTCGCTTGCAATCTTTCCTGATTGATATCACAACCGATATTTTCAAATACAAAGCGCCGGGTACGGATCACTTGCTTCTGGATGATATTAAGGATGAAGCCAGAGCAAAAGGAACCGGAAAATGGACTTCCCAGGCTGCAATGGATTTACAATCACCAATTCCTACCATTGATACGGCTGTCGCGATGCGCGATTTGTCAAAATATAAGGCACTTCGTGAAAAAGCAGCGACTTTATACAGTACAACTGAAACTGCAAAACTTGATGTAGATCAGGAAGCGTTTTTAGCTGAACTTGAAGAAGCATTTTATTTTGCTATGATCATCACTTATGCGCAGGGAATGCAAATGCTTTCGAACGCATCGGTTGAATATAATTATGGTTTAAATCTGTCGGAAATCGCTAAAATCTGGCGTGGTGGTTGTATCATCCGTTCCGCTTTCTTGAATGATATTTACAATGCTTACGAAAAAGACAATGGGCTGGCTCATTTGCTTTTGGACGAAAGTGTTGCCAAAACTGTAAATGAAACAATTTCCGGTGTGCGGTCTGTTATTTCCACTTCGGTTTCCAGTGGTATCGCGGTTCCTGCTTTTGCTGCTTCGCTAAGTTATTTTGATGCTTTCCGTAGCAAAAGAATGCCTTCAAACCTGATCCAGGCACAGCGGGATTTCTTTGGCGCGCATACCTACGAACTGATTGGAAAAGAAGGTGTTTTCCATACGCAATGGGTTCCAAAAAACTAA